AAAACCACAAAACTCAAGACTCTGGTGGCTGACTGTTTACGACTGGTTCGAGAAACATTACACACCGGAAAAGAAAAAATAGAGAGGTTGTCATGGAAGAAACAAAAGACAAAACCTTGGATCACCTGGGCGAAGAGCACCTCGACTTTCATGATGTCCCCATGGACGGGGGGCTGAAAGATAACGGGAACGGTGAGGGAGATTTTGATTTCGATTACATTGAAAGCGAAGAGGAATACGAGAAGCAGGCTCAGTTTGTCGATGCCAATATCTGGCAGAAGCTTGAAGAATCCGGAACCAAAATATCCTTTGTTCGTGATATTATTGCTCTCTACAACTACATGCTGGATTCCCGTGTCTCATGGTACAGGAAAGCTATTGTGGTGGTAGGGCTGATCTATTTCATCACTCCAATAGATGCCATTCCCGATCTGGTTCCCCTTTTCGGATACATGGATGATCTTGGGGTGATCGGATCGATCCTCAAATTTTTGGGACATGAACTGTCATCCTATTACGACAGTTAATTTCTTTTTCCCAAAAGGACCCGGAAACGGTGTGAAGAGACAGAAGCATATAAGAATGATTAAGGATACTTCCTTTATTTATTCTTATATGCTTTTTGTTGATTTGTCATATTCTGAATCTGCAGCGGGTAACAAGTAAAAAATGCTCACCTCACTCTACATCAAAGATTACGCACTTATAAAAGAAGTCACGATTGAATTCGGTCCCGGTCTCAATATCATCACGGGCGAGACAGGTGCAGGGAAATCGATTATGCTCGACGCCCTTGGTCTTATTCTCGGTGGCAGGGCGTATGTAGAGTCTGTGAGGACAGGTTCTCAAAAGGCTTTTGTCGAGGGCGTTTTCAGACCTGAAAGAAATTCTGCTGTCCGCATTGAACAAATCCTGAGTGAATTTGAAATTGAGCCCTCCCCGGAAATAATAATCAGAAGGGAAGTGTCGCTGAAAGGGAACAGTCGCGCTTTTGTCAATGACTCACCCGTAAGCATAAACACTCTAAAAGAGATTGGCGATCGCCTTGTAGATCTGCACGGTCAGCACGAACATCAGGCAATACTTCACGCCGACAATCATATCGGATACCTCGACAGTTTTGCAAAAACTACTTCTCTTCGGGAGAAATTCTCAGGCGAAGCTCTCAAACTTCAAAAACTTCTTTCCGAACAAAGAGAAATAGAAACAAAAAGAGACGAACTTAAAGAAAAAAGGGAGTTTTATGCTTTTCGTCTTCGGGAAATAGATTCTGTATCACCTCAACCGGGTGAAGATGTCGATCTCGAAAAAGAACTTAACATTCTGGAAAATGCCGAGAAGATTTTAACCCTCACATCCTCTGCTTTCGCAAAATTGTATGAAGGTGAACCGTCTTCCTATGATCTGGTTTTTTCCGCCAGGAAGGAAGTGGAGTCATTGGGAAAAATTGATGCAACTTTCGCGGAACTTGTTCCCGATCTCGAACAGGCACTTGCTGCCATTCAGGGGAGCGCTGAAATGATTCGGGATTATATGAAAAATATTGATCTTGATCCCTCCAGGCTTGAGGCATGTCGTGAGAGACTCGTTGCCATAAACCGGCTAAAGAAAAAGTTTGGCGGCAGTCTGGAAGAAGTCATCGAGACCCGTGAAAAACTTCTCCAGGAGATTGATCTTGCTGATAACTTTTCAGATCATCTTGCGGGGGTAAGCAGATTGATTAATGAACAGAGAGAGGTCTGTGGAAAAATTGCAAAAGAACTTTCTGAGAAAAGAGCTTTGGCGACAGGGGCACTTTCAGACGGAATAATTGCGAAACTTTCCGAACTTGGTATCAAGAGCGGCAAATTCGTCGTCAATATTTCGCATGAAGAGCCGGGTTCAAAAGATGGAAATTTTGTTGTCATCGACGGAAGGTCTGTAAAATTTGATGAAAACGGAATTGACAATGTCGAATTTTATATTTCCACGAATGCAGGGGAACAGCCTAAACCACTGGTAAAAGTTGCTTCCGGGGGTGAGATTTCCAGAGTCATGCTCTCACTTAAATCTGTTCTTGCCGGAATGGATCAGATTCCGGTACTGGTTTTCGATGAAATTGATACGGGAATCAGCGGACGCATTGCCCAAAAAGTTGGTATCGCGCTTAAATCGCTCTCGCAGTTTCATCAAATTATCGCCATTACACACCTCCCGCAAATTGCAGCTTATTCTGACATTCATTTTTCTGTTCAGAAATTCGAACAGAATGGCTCCACTTCCACGCAGATTAATAAACTTACACCTGATGACAAAATTAATGAGATCGCGAAACTGATCAGCGGGTCTGAGGTGACAAGTGCATCCCTGAAAAGTGCAAAAGAGCTTATCGAAGGCGAAGGACTATTTGGATAGTCAGCTTAAAAACGCCGGGCTTTATGTCCATATCCCTTTCTGTGATCATAAATGTATTTACTGCGATTTTTATTCCATCATAAAAGAGGATAACAAATCTCTCTACCTGACTTGTTTAACGAGCGAAATCGATCATTTTTCAGGCATCTTCTCAAAAACACACCAGTTCGAAACCATATATTTTGGTGGTGGAACCCCCTCACTTGTAGAACCCGAATACCTTGGTTCGATAATCGATCATCTCAAAAAGAACTTTATTATTTCCTCTGACGCCGAAATTACAATGGAAACCAATCCGGGTACTGTTTCACTTGAAAAACTGAGACGGTTTCGGTGTGTTGGAATAAACAGAATCAGCATCGGGATACAGTCGTTTGATGAGGACGACCTGAAATTTCTTACAAGAATACACTCTGCAGAGTCAGCAATTCAGACAGTCAAAGATGCCGAAACCGCCGGGTTTTCAGATATTTCACTCGACCTTATTTTCAATCTGCCCGGTCAGAGCAAAGAAAAGTGGATAAGGAATCTTGAGATTGCTGTCTCACTTCCAATCACACATATCTCTGCTTACAGCCTGATTCTCGAACGGGGCACCATCCTGAACAAAATGGTGCTGAAAGGTGAAGTAGAAATGCAGGATGAGGAGATTGATTCGGAATTGTACGAAACCACCATGGATTTTCTTGCCGAAAAGGGGTTTGAACATTACGAAGTATCAAACTACTGTAAACCCGGGTTTGAGTGCAGGCACAATCAGATTTACTGGGACTGTAAAAATTACCTCTCTTTTGGCACTTCCGCACATTCATATATGGATGGAAAAAGATGGTGGAACTATTCCGCTTTGAGTATTTATAATGCCGCGGTTCAAAAAAGAAATGAAGCAGTTGCAGGTAGTGAGTTGCTTTCTGAAAACGACCTTTATGAAGAATCCATAATGCTCGGGTTAAGGAGCAGGGGATTGTCGTTGGATTCTCCGGAGATGCAGGATTGGTATGGAGACAGGCGGCTTATTATTGATGGACTGATTTCAGCCGGAAAGATATTCTTGGAGGGAAATAAACTGAAATTAACCCGCGATGGGTTTCTTGTATGCGATGAGATAGTTGAAAGACTGCTGTGATGAGGGTAAAAAGTGGTAATTTTGAATCATTGAATATATTTTTTGCATCATACTGTTATTGAAATAAAAATTTGGAGAATTAATGTCAGAGAATAAAAATAATCACAGAAAAGTGATAATAATCGGGTCAGGTCCCGCAGGATTTACTGCTGCAGTTTATACAGGCAGAGCCAATTTGAATCCTTTGATCTTTGAAGGGATGCAACCGGGCGGGCAGCTTACCATTACCACTGAAGTCGAAAATTATCCCGGATTTGAACACGGTATTCAGGGTCCTGAACTGATGGATATTATGAGAAAGCAGGCACACAGATTTGGTGCTGAGTCGATCTATCAGGAAGTCACAGAGGTCGATTTTTCAAAGAGACCTTTTACAATAAAAAGTTATGATGATACATACACTGCCGATGCTGTAATAATTTCGACAGGTGCTTCAGCTAAGCTTCTTAATCTTCCCTCCGAAAGCAAATTTATGGGCTATGGTGTTTCAGCCTGTGCTACCTGTGACGGATTTTTCTACAGGAATCAGCGTGTAATGGTTGTGGGTGGAGGCGATACCGCTCTTGAAGAGGCTACATATCTTACCAGATTCGCTTCTGAAGTTGTGATTGTACACAGAAGAGATGAATTCAGAGGTTCGAAAATCATGGTCGACCGGGCAAAGAAAAATCCAAAAATCAAATTTGCACTCAATTCCGTTGTTGATGAGGTCGTCGGTACCGAAGAAGGAAACAAGAAAACTGTTACCGGCGTCGTACTGAAAAATGTAAAAACCGGAGAGAAGGTACTGCATGAGTGTGAGGGTGTCTTCATTGCGATCGGTCATCAGCCGAACACCGGTCTCTTTAAGGGAGTTCTCGATACAGATGAAAGCGGATACCTTGTTGTGAAACCGGGTTCCACTTACACGAATATCGAGGGTGTCTTTGCTGCAGGAGATGTTTCCGACAAAACCTACCGTCAGGCCGTTACTGCTGCCGGATCCGGTTGCATGGCTGCAATTGATGTGGAGAGATGGCTGGAAGCCCAGGAGTTATGAGTTATTAGTTTTGAATTATGATTTATTCATATTTGACTGACGCAAAGAGGACCTGACTGGTTCTCTTTGCGTTTTTTGTTTTAAGGTTGGTTTATTTCTTTGTTTGCAGTTCTTTGTTGATTAGATGACTGCGGTAGTAGTGGGCCGTTATAAGCCCAATTCCTGTGAACAGACAGATAGAGACGGCTACGAGTGGATTCTCATTTGTCAACTTATCGAGCCAGAAACCTGCTCCAAGTCCCACACTGAAGAATATCATTATTGTGCCTGAGACAGCGAGCCAGTATGATTTTCTTACCTCCCTGTCAATTCCCATCAGATTGTAGAGATCATCCGCCGGTATATCTTTCTCAAGAAGTTTTTTCTTTTCGAGGAACCTGAAACTTACAGACGCTATGATGGTTGCACCGATTACCATAAAAAGAACTATGGGTATCAAAACATCTTCCATTTTAGCCCTCCTTCTGCTTATTGAGTTTTTCTCTTACATAAAAGGACAGTATTAACCCTGCACCCACAAAAATGAACATAATAAAGGGGATATAATCATTTTCGCCCGTCAGGTTTTTGACTATCGTCCCGGTCAACATACCAAGTCCGAAAGTTGCCGTGATTATTCCAAGGACGACCAGTACTCCCTTTTTCTTATCTCCGGGGTTTAGGAGAAGCTTAAGTTCTTCGGCAGTATAATCCTTTGAAAGGATCATTTCTCTTTCCCTCGATCTGAAGTAGAGGGTGGTTATCACAACTGCACCGGTAACTATGAAAAAGATTATCGGTATCATGAATTCAAATGGCATTTTATTCTCCATAATTGTTATTTGTTTCTACTACTTCAGACAAGCGGCTTTAATAAAAGGTTACACTATGGTAAAATATTTTTTTCATTTTGTATTATTGCATTTGGAATTTTTATTTAATGACGGTGTAACCATTTAAAGGACTCTCAGGTCTAAACGGTAGTATGAAGAAACTTGATGATCACGAGATAATTGAATCGGTTAAAAGAGGCAACACTTCCGATTATTCTCTTATAATTGACCGTTACAAGCAAAAGGCTTTCTCAATGATTCTCCGAATGTTGAAAAACAGAATGGATGCAGAGGAAGTGCTGCAGGACTGTTTTGTCAAGGCATACAATAATCTGAAATCATTTAAAGGAGACGCTCAATTTTCGACCTGGTTCTACAGAATTGTATATAATACAACTCTTTCGAAGCTGGGAATGAAAAAGAGACAGATTGAGCAGTCGATGTTCTCGATCGGGGATGAACTCGACATTGAGGATCTGGATGCTGATACTTCCGGTAGAAAAAACGCAATTAAAGAGCTGGTGAACACACTCGTGGCTAAACTTCCTCCAAACTACTCGATGGTAGTTAATCTTTTTTACCTGGAAGAGATGAGTTGCGAAGAAATTGCTGAAGTGATGGGAACAAATACTCCAAATGTGAAAGTATTGCTTCACCGTTCCCGCACGGCACTTAAAAAATTGATAAAAGAAAATAATCTCGAGGATGAACTGAGATGAAACACTATAACGACGATTTTTTTAATCATTTTGTTGACGGCCAAGTTGATCTTGCTTCCCGTCAGGAATTCCTTTCACATATCGAAACTTGTGAAGCATGCGCAAAAGAATACAATCTTTTACTTAAAGCTCACAATGGTTTCTCTCTAATTGAATTGGAAGAGGCACCTCTTTCGATTAATTCGTTTGTCATGCGAAGAATTGCCAAAGTGGTTCGACCCTCTGAAGGGAGTAAAAAGTTCTTTATCGGTATGCTTATAACTCTAACATCTTTGCTGCTGATTCTCTTCGGCTACGCGCTGAACTCCGGTTCGGGTACTTCTGCCGCAGACCAAAAACCATTGATCGACTTTTCAAAAATTGATTTTTCATTCATGAAAGATTTGTCAAAACCCCTCGGCTCATTCACATCAATCTTCACTCCTGATTTTGGAGGAATGCTCATGATTCTCGCAATTTCAGTGGCTTCCTACTTCATCATCGAGAAACTCAAAGAAGGAAAACATTAGTTAGTTATTAGTTTTGAGTTATGAGTTATTAGTTGTTGGTTTTCGTTTTTTGAACACGATACCCAAGATAGGAAAGAATGGGAAGAATATTGCCCTTCGGGCAAGATGTTTTTGAACACGATACTTAAGATAGAAAAGAATATAGCCCTTCAGGGCGGCATATGGGTAGAAACTCAGCACCCAACATCAAGAGAGCCCTTTAGGGCGATATATGTGTAGCACCCCGACAACCAACTTCAAAAGAGCCCTTTAGGGCGACATTTGTGTAGCACCCCGACAACCAACTTCAAAAGAGCCCTTTAGGGCGACATGTGGGTAGATTACAGACAACGCACCCCTAAAAAGCCCTTTAGGGCGACATATGTGTAGCACCCCGACAACCAACTTCAAAATATGGCGATATCTGTGTAGCACCCCGACAACCAAC
The nucleotide sequence above comes from Ignavibacteria bacterium. Encoded proteins:
- a CDS encoding DUF1232 domain-containing protein translates to MDGGLKDNGNGEGDFDFDYIESEEEYEKQAQFVDANIWQKLEESGTKISFVRDIIALYNYMLDSRVSWYRKAIVVVGLIYFITPIDAIPDLVPLFGYMDDLGVIGSILKFLGHELSSYYDS
- the recN gene encoding DNA repair protein RecN, translating into MLTSLYIKDYALIKEVTIEFGPGLNIITGETGAGKSIMLDALGLILGGRAYVESVRTGSQKAFVEGVFRPERNSAVRIEQILSEFEIEPSPEIIIRREVSLKGNSRAFVNDSPVSINTLKEIGDRLVDLHGQHEHQAILHADNHIGYLDSFAKTTSLREKFSGEALKLQKLLSEQREIETKRDELKEKREFYAFRLREIDSVSPQPGEDVDLEKELNILENAEKILTLTSSAFAKLYEGEPSSYDLVFSARKEVESLGKIDATFAELVPDLEQALAAIQGSAEMIRDYMKNIDLDPSRLEACRERLVAINRLKKKFGGSLEEVIETREKLLQEIDLADNFSDHLAGVSRLINEQREVCGKIAKELSEKRALATGALSDGIIAKLSELGIKSGKFVVNISHEEPGSKDGNFVVIDGRSVKFDENGIDNVEFYISTNAGEQPKPLVKVASGGEISRVMLSLKSVLAGMDQIPVLVFDEIDTGISGRIAQKVGIALKSLSQFHQIIAITHLPQIAAYSDIHFSVQKFEQNGSTSTQINKLTPDDKINEIAKLISGSEVTSASLKSAKELIEGEGLFG
- the hemW gene encoding radical SAM family heme chaperone HemW, which translates into the protein MDSQLKNAGLYVHIPFCDHKCIYCDFYSIIKEDNKSLYLTCLTSEIDHFSGIFSKTHQFETIYFGGGTPSLVEPEYLGSIIDHLKKNFIISSDAEITMETNPGTVSLEKLRRFRCVGINRISIGIQSFDEDDLKFLTRIHSAESAIQTVKDAETAGFSDISLDLIFNLPGQSKEKWIRNLEIAVSLPITHISAYSLILERGTILNKMVLKGEVEMQDEEIDSELYETTMDFLAEKGFEHYEVSNYCKPGFECRHNQIYWDCKNYLSFGTSAHSYMDGKRWWNYSALSIYNAAVQKRNEAVAGSELLSENDLYEESIMLGLRSRGLSLDSPEMQDWYGDRRLIIDGLISAGKIFLEGNKLKLTRDGFLVCDEIVERLL
- the trxB gene encoding thioredoxin-disulfide reductase — its product is MSENKNNHRKVIIIGSGPAGFTAAVYTGRANLNPLIFEGMQPGGQLTITTEVENYPGFEHGIQGPELMDIMRKQAHRFGAESIYQEVTEVDFSKRPFTIKSYDDTYTADAVIISTGASAKLLNLPSESKFMGYGVSACATCDGFFYRNQRVMVVGGGDTALEEATYLTRFASEVVIVHRRDEFRGSKIMVDRAKKNPKIKFALNSVVDEVVGTEEGNKKTVTGVVLKNVKTGEKVLHECEGVFIAIGHQPNTGLFKGVLDTDESGYLVVKPGSTYTNIEGVFAAGDVSDKTYRQAVTAAGSGCMAAIDVERWLEAQEL
- a CDS encoding sigma-70 family RNA polymerase sigma factor: MKKLDDHEIIESVKRGNTSDYSLIIDRYKQKAFSMILRMLKNRMDAEEVLQDCFVKAYNNLKSFKGDAQFSTWFYRIVYNTTLSKLGMKKRQIEQSMFSIGDELDIEDLDADTSGRKNAIKELVNTLVAKLPPNYSMVVNLFYLEEMSCEEIAEVMGTNTPNVKVLLHRSRTALKKLIKENNLEDELR